The following are encoded in a window of Streptomyces sp. 11x1 genomic DNA:
- a CDS encoding helix-turn-helix transcriptional regulator, with protein MTSVPTTVPTGAPGRPTAPAVQGVGPLLRSWRERRRVSQLELALRAGSSARHISFVETGRSRPSEEMVLRLAEHLEVPVRERNALLLAAGYAPHYPETPLDDPSMGALREGMERLIQGYEPYPALVMNATYDVLAANRGIAMLLDGIPESLLVPPLNAMRLTLHPEGMAPRIRNLRAWRGHLLEQMERQVALHRSEPLRALYEEVAAYPLPPGTPEDDSGGDAGAGPGAGASVYFALPMRIEHEGRVLSFISSVSTFNTPLDVTVAELAIETFLPADPATVKHLHGLMS; from the coding sequence ATGACCAGTGTCCCGACGACTGTCCCGACCGGTGCCCCGGGCCGTCCCACCGCGCCCGCCGTCCAGGGCGTGGGCCCGCTGCTGCGCTCCTGGCGGGAGCGACGGCGGGTCAGCCAGCTGGAGTTGGCGCTGCGCGCGGGTTCCTCGGCGCGACACATCAGCTTCGTCGAGACGGGCCGCTCCCGCCCGAGCGAGGAGATGGTGCTCCGGCTCGCCGAGCACCTGGAGGTACCCGTACGGGAGCGGAACGCGCTGCTGCTCGCGGCGGGTTACGCCCCGCACTACCCGGAGACGCCGCTGGACGACCCGTCGATGGGCGCGCTGCGGGAGGGCATGGAGCGGCTGATCCAGGGCTACGAGCCGTATCCGGCGCTGGTGATGAACGCGACGTACGACGTCCTGGCCGCGAACCGGGGCATTGCCATGCTTCTCGACGGGATCCCCGAGTCTCTGCTGGTGCCGCCGCTGAACGCGATGCGGTTGACGCTGCACCCCGAGGGCATGGCGCCGCGCATCCGGAATCTGCGCGCCTGGCGCGGGCACCTGCTGGAGCAGATGGAGCGCCAGGTCGCGCTGCACCGCTCGGAGCCGCTGCGGGCGCTGTACGAGGAGGTGGCGGCCTATCCGCTGCCGCCGGGCACGCCCGAGGACGATTCCGGCGGGGACGCGGGGGCGGGGCCCGGCGCGGGGGCGAGTGTGTACTTCGCGCTGCCGATGCGGATCGAGCACGAGGGCCGGGTGCTGTCGTTCATCTCCTCGGTCTCCACCTTCAACACGCCCCTGGACGTGACCGTGGCCGAGCTCGCCATCGAGACGTTCCTCCCGGCGGACCCGGCGACGGTCAAGCACCTGCACGGGCTGATGTCCTGA
- a CDS encoding 4a-hydroxytetrahydrobiopterin dehydratase translates to MPVEPLSQKEIEDRLTELPGWSLDGDRIARSYRLGSHFAATAMVVHIAQTQEELDHHSDLTLGYDTVSLTIHTHSVGGAVTEKDFELARRVEALAPGHGAG, encoded by the coding sequence ATGCCCGTCGAACCCTTGTCGCAGAAGGAGATCGAGGACCGGCTGACGGAGCTGCCCGGCTGGTCGCTGGACGGGGACCGGATCGCCCGTTCCTACCGGCTGGGCTCGCACTTCGCGGCGACCGCGATGGTAGTGCACATCGCCCAGACCCAGGAGGAGCTCGACCACCACTCCGACCTCACCCTCGGCTACGACACGGTGTCGCTGACCATCCACACCCACAGCGTCGGCGGCGCCGTCACCGAGAAGGACTTCGAGCTGGCCCGCAGGGTGGAGGCGCTCGCCCCCGGTCACGGGGCGGGCTGA
- a CDS encoding DUF2201 family putative metallopeptidase, with product MSTAGGKGRGKRKTQRDLATEAFEAGLEAVRRNSALRAVGFSVCRKEKCDLAPREGLVRVDSEGVLHAHPDRLAAPDVWAWAIAHAAIHLGFGHVPAARGERAQPDRFDLAARCVAVNRFLLTFPVGLTPENLPDRYPDGDEERLAARWRRDGLPAAYEHCGTSGGEPDQLLLSWPTWRGTPTDWQLAFAHALTRTMSAAMDMAGGRRESLDDEPTRMRPWEKALSWFISSYPLLGGIAAGIRIVADVELAHAHGISVAAVDAEAGEIYINPLRQFDDEEWRFVLAHEMLHAALRHGDRCGTRDPFLFNIAADYVINDWLREMQVGTMPEGLLYDPGLTGLSAEEVYDRIVGDLRRMRRLATPRGRGVGDILGGPLGSPRDYVDLDEFYRRGLARGFDLHERQERGLLPAGLVEEIRALSHPPLPWDAQLARWFDEFVPSPQAVRTYARPSRRQSATPDIPRAGRYFPPEEVARCTFGVVLDTSGSMDRTLLGKALGAIASYAAARDVPAARVVFCDAAPHDAGYLPVTEIAGRVRVRGRGGTELQPGVDLLHRADDFPPGAPVLVITDGWCDVLRVRREHAYLIPQGARLPFTARGPVFRVR from the coding sequence GTGAGCACGGCCGGCGGCAAGGGCCGGGGGAAACGGAAGACACAGCGGGACCTCGCCACCGAGGCGTTCGAGGCGGGACTGGAGGCGGTGCGGCGCAACTCCGCGCTGCGGGCGGTCGGGTTCAGCGTCTGCCGCAAGGAGAAGTGCGACCTGGCGCCCCGCGAGGGCCTCGTCCGGGTCGACTCCGAGGGCGTGCTGCACGCGCACCCCGACCGGCTCGCGGCCCCCGACGTCTGGGCCTGGGCCATCGCCCACGCCGCCATCCACCTCGGCTTCGGGCACGTCCCGGCGGCGCGGGGCGAGCGCGCCCAGCCCGACCGGTTCGACCTCGCCGCCCGCTGCGTCGCCGTCAACCGGTTCCTGCTCACCTTCCCCGTCGGCCTGACCCCCGAGAACCTGCCCGACCGCTACCCGGACGGCGACGAGGAGCGCCTCGCCGCCCGCTGGCGCCGTGACGGACTCCCGGCGGCGTACGAGCACTGCGGCACGTCCGGCGGCGAGCCCGACCAGCTGCTGCTGTCCTGGCCCACGTGGCGGGGCACACCCACGGACTGGCAGCTCGCCTTCGCGCACGCCCTCACCCGCACGATGTCCGCCGCGATGGACATGGCCGGCGGCCGCCGTGAGTCCCTGGACGACGAGCCGACCCGCATGCGGCCCTGGGAGAAGGCGCTGAGCTGGTTCATCTCCTCCTACCCGCTGCTCGGCGGCATCGCGGCCGGCATCCGGATCGTCGCCGACGTCGAACTCGCCCATGCCCACGGCATCTCCGTCGCGGCCGTCGACGCGGAGGCGGGCGAGATCTACATCAACCCGCTCCGCCAGTTCGACGACGAGGAGTGGCGGTTCGTCCTCGCCCACGAGATGCTGCACGCCGCCCTGCGCCACGGCGACCGCTGCGGCACCCGCGACCCCTTCCTGTTCAACATCGCCGCCGACTACGTCATCAACGACTGGCTGCGCGAGATGCAGGTCGGCACCATGCCCGAGGGGCTGCTGTACGACCCCGGACTGACCGGGCTGTCGGCCGAGGAGGTCTACGACCGGATCGTCGGTGACCTGCGCCGGATGCGCAGGCTCGCCACCCCGCGCGGCAGGGGCGTGGGCGACATCCTCGGCGGTCCGCTCGGCTCGCCGCGCGACTACGTGGACCTCGACGAGTTCTACCGCCGGGGCCTGGCCCGGGGCTTCGACCTGCACGAGCGGCAGGAACGCGGCCTGCTGCCCGCCGGTCTGGTCGAGGAGATCCGCGCCCTCAGCCATCCGCCCCTGCCCTGGGACGCGCAACTCGCCCGCTGGTTCGACGAGTTCGTACCCAGCCCCCAGGCCGTACGCACCTACGCGCGCCCCTCGCGCCGTCAGTCCGCCACCCCCGACATCCCGCGCGCCGGACGGTACTTCCCGCCCGAGGAGGTCGCCCGCTGCACCTTCGGCGTCGTCCTCGACACCTCCGGCTCCATGGACCGGACGCTGCTCGGCAAGGCGCTGGGCGCGATCGCCTCGTACGCGGCGGCCCGGGACGTACCGGCCGCCCGGGTCGTGTTCTGCGACGCCGCCCCGCACGACGCGGGGTACCTGCCGGTCACCGAGATCGCCGGACGGGTACGGGTACGCGGGCGCGGCGGTACGGAACTGCAGCCGGGCGTCGATCTGCTGCACCGCGCCGACGACTTCCCGCCGGGCGCACCGGTCCTGGTCATCACGGACGGCTGGTGCGACGTGCTGCGGGTGCGGCGGGAGCACGCGTATCTGATTCCCCAAGGTGCTCGCCTGCCGTTCACCGCGCGGGGGCCGGTGTTCAGGGTGAGATGA
- a CDS encoding rhamnogalacturonan lyase, with protein sequence MQHPHRHHRRRALRSLVTAALVAAGLTTFTGTPAEAATARQVERLDRGVVSVHVDSGNLVSWRWLATDPNDVSFNVYRAGTKVNSTPITGSTNYFHTGAPAQADYTVRAVVGGVEQGDSVHAVQLRTGYKDVPISAPAGGTTPDGVAYTYEANDASVGDLDGDGALEFVLKWQPTNAKDNSRSGYTGNTIIDGVKLDGTRLWRIDLGRNIRSGAHYTQFQVYDYDGDGKAEIAAKTADGTVDGAGTVIGSSSADHRNSSGYILSGPEYLTMFNGQTGRAMQTVDHVPARGTVSSWGDSYGNRVDRFLAGTAYLDGAHPSLIMARGYYTRSVIAAWDWRNGSFTRRWTFDTNSSTNSGRGYDGQGSHSLSVGDVDNDGRDEIVYGAMAVDDNGAALWTTRTGHGDAQHLGDLDASTSGLEYFKVSESTSQPAELYINPANGVVRWQLAACCDNGRGVAGDIHAGSDGPEMWSASDSAIRDEADAAKGREPSSVNFLSWWDGDPVRELLDGTRIDKYGTSADTRLLTGSGVSSNNGTKATPALSGDILGDWREEVVWRTSGNTALRIYSTPIETSTKITTLLHDPMYRTGLAWQNTAYNQPPHTSFFIGAGMPTAPRPTVYTP encoded by the coding sequence GTGCAGCACCCGCACAGGCACCACAGACGCCGAGCCCTGCGCTCGCTGGTGACAGCGGCCCTGGTCGCCGCCGGACTCACCACGTTCACCGGCACGCCCGCCGAGGCTGCCACCGCCCGCCAGGTCGAGCGCCTCGACCGGGGCGTGGTCAGCGTGCACGTCGACAGCGGCAACCTGGTCAGCTGGCGCTGGCTGGCCACCGACCCGAATGACGTGTCCTTCAACGTCTACCGAGCCGGTACGAAGGTCAACTCCACCCCGATCACCGGCTCGACGAACTACTTCCACACCGGCGCCCCGGCCCAGGCCGACTACACGGTCCGCGCGGTCGTGGGCGGCGTGGAGCAGGGCGACTCGGTGCACGCCGTCCAACTGCGCACCGGCTACAAGGACGTGCCGATCAGCGCACCCGCGGGCGGCACCACCCCGGACGGCGTCGCCTACACCTACGAGGCGAACGACGCCTCCGTGGGCGACCTCGACGGCGACGGGGCCCTGGAGTTCGTCCTGAAGTGGCAGCCCACGAACGCCAAGGACAACTCCCGGTCCGGCTACACCGGCAACACGATCATCGACGGCGTCAAGCTCGACGGCACCCGACTGTGGCGCATCGACCTGGGCCGCAACATCCGCTCGGGCGCGCACTACACCCAGTTCCAGGTGTACGACTACGACGGCGACGGCAAGGCGGAGATCGCCGCCAAGACGGCGGACGGCACGGTCGACGGGGCGGGGACGGTCATCGGCAGCTCCTCCGCCGACCACCGCAACTCCAGCGGCTACATCCTGTCCGGGCCCGAGTACCTGACCATGTTCAACGGGCAGACCGGGCGCGCGATGCAGACCGTCGACCACGTCCCGGCCCGGGGCACGGTCTCGTCCTGGGGCGACTCGTACGGCAACCGCGTGGACCGCTTCCTCGCCGGGACGGCGTATCTGGACGGTGCCCACCCTTCCCTGATCATGGCGCGCGGCTATTACACCCGTTCGGTGATCGCGGCCTGGGACTGGCGGAACGGCTCCTTCACCCGCCGCTGGACCTTCGACACCAACTCCTCCACCAACTCCGGCCGGGGCTACGACGGCCAGGGTTCGCACAGCCTCTCCGTCGGTGACGTCGACAACGACGGCCGGGACGAGATCGTGTACGGCGCGATGGCCGTGGACGACAACGGGGCCGCCCTGTGGACCACCCGGACGGGCCACGGCGACGCCCAGCACCTGGGCGACCTCGACGCGTCGACGTCCGGCCTGGAGTACTTCAAGGTCTCGGAGTCCACCTCCCAGCCCGCCGAGCTGTACATCAACCCGGCCAACGGTGTGGTCCGCTGGCAACTCGCCGCCTGCTGCGACAACGGGCGGGGAGTCGCCGGTGACATCCACGCGGGCAGCGACGGCCCCGAGATGTGGTCGGCCTCCGACTCCGCCATCCGCGACGAGGCCGACGCGGCGAAGGGCCGCGAGCCCTCCTCGGTCAACTTCCTCTCCTGGTGGGACGGCGACCCGGTCCGTGAGCTCCTCGACGGCACCCGGATCGACAAGTACGGCACATCCGCCGACACCCGGCTGCTGACCGGCTCCGGGGTCTCCTCCAACAACGGCACCAAGGCCACCCCGGCGCTCTCCGGCGACATCCTCGGCGACTGGCGTGAGGAGGTGGTCTGGCGCACGAGCGGCAACACGGCGCTGCGGATCTACTCGACGCCGATCGAGACGAGCACGAAGATCACGACCCTGCTGCACGACCCGATGTACCGCACAGGGCTGGCCTGGCAGAACACCGCGTACAACCAGCCCCCGCACACCAGCTTCTTCATCGGCGCCGGCATGCCGACGGCGCCCAGGCCGACCGTGTACACGCCGTAG
- a CDS encoding YafY family protein — MKSSRLVSVLLLLQTRGRMTAAELAEELEVSVRTVYRDVEALGAAGVPLYGDAGHAGGYRLLEGYRTRLTGLTRNEAEALFLAGAPGPAADLGLGAVLAAARLKVRAALPVELRAHADRVAGRFHLDAPGWYAEADDTPFLSAVADAVWNGRVLHVLYRRWAEPTDVRRRLEPYGLVLKAGRWYVVAGPGPRTFRVDQILDILEPDAADEEFTRPDGFDLAAYWAAYQRDFHARLHRGEALVRLAPGVTLPRAVPAEGGTAEDGWATVRVPVESVEHAHGEFLRLGTDIEVLEPAELRHRIARTVAELAERYGNVAGNGGD; from the coding sequence GTGAAGTCCAGCCGACTCGTCTCCGTCCTGCTGCTGCTCCAGACCCGGGGGCGGATGACCGCCGCCGAGCTCGCCGAGGAGCTGGAGGTCTCCGTCCGCACGGTCTACCGGGACGTGGAGGCGCTGGGCGCGGCCGGGGTCCCGCTCTACGGCGACGCGGGCCACGCCGGGGGCTACCGCCTCCTGGAGGGCTACCGCACCCGCCTCACCGGGCTCACGAGGAACGAGGCCGAGGCCCTGTTCCTCGCGGGCGCCCCGGGGCCCGCCGCCGACCTGGGCCTCGGCGCGGTGCTGGCCGCCGCTCGGCTGAAGGTCCGCGCGGCCCTCCCCGTCGAGCTGCGGGCCCACGCCGACCGGGTCGCCGGCCGCTTCCACCTGGACGCCCCCGGCTGGTACGCGGAGGCCGACGACACCCCGTTCCTGTCCGCCGTCGCCGACGCGGTCTGGAACGGCCGGGTGCTGCACGTCCTCTACCGCCGCTGGGCCGAGCCGACCGATGTACGGCGTCGTCTCGAACCGTACGGCCTGGTCCTCAAGGCGGGCCGCTGGTACGTCGTCGCGGGGCCGGGACCCCGTACGTTCCGCGTGGACCAGATCCTCGACATCCTCGAACCCGACGCCGCCGACGAGGAGTTCACCCGCCCGGACGGCTTCGACCTCGCCGCGTACTGGGCGGCGTACCAGCGCGACTTCCACGCCCGGCTGCACCGTGGCGAGGCGCTGGTCCGGCTGGCGCCGGGCGTGACCCTGCCCAGGGCCGTTCCCGCCGAGGGCGGCACGGCCGAAGACGGCTGGGCCACGGTGAGGGTGCCCGTCGAGTCCGTCGAGCACGCGCACGGCGAGTTCCTGCGGCTGGGCACGGACATCGAGGTGCTGGAACCGGCCGAACTGCGCCACAGGATCGCCCGGACCGTGGCCGAACTGGCCGAAAGATACGGCAACGTGGCCGGGAACGGTGGCGACTGA
- the dnaK gene encoding molecular chaperone DnaK has translation MGRAVGIDLGTTNSVVALLEGGEPTVVVNTEGQRTTPSVVAFAKNAEVLVGEIAKRQAVTNVERTARSVKRHMGDASWRFPTEGSVDGTRYRAQELSARVLQKLKRDAESYLGEDVTDAVITVPAYFDDAQRQATKEAGEIAGLKVLRIINEPTAAALAYGLDRGEEQTVLVFDLGGGTFDVSLLEIGDGVIEVKATNGDTRLGGDDWDQRVVEHLVQRFRGQHGVDLGRDKMALQRLREGAERAKIELSSSSETSINLPYVTASAEGPLHLEETLTRAQFQELTADLLDRCRTPFHQAVKDAGVKLAAIDHVILVGGSTRMPAVSGLVRELTGKDPHKGVNPDEVVAVGAALQAGVIRGDVKDVLLLDVTPLSLGIETKGGIMTKLIERNTTIPTRRSEIFTTAADNQSSVGIQVYQGEREIAAYNKKLGVFDLTGLPPAPRGVPQIEVAFDIDANGIMHVSAKDLATGREQKMTVTGGSALPKDDIDRMMREAEQYADDDRRRREAAETRNHAEQLAYQTEKFLRENEARVPVDSRAEVEAAVAEVKRLLEHPEDTASLRAATDHLSAVSQRMGQAMYAAAAADRAETPPPGPAGNGNGKAAEDDDTTVVDAEIVDEEKGPKGGAGGAA, from the coding sequence ATGGGGCGTGCGGTCGGGATCGATCTCGGGACGACGAACTCGGTGGTGGCCCTGCTGGAGGGCGGTGAGCCGACCGTCGTCGTCAACACGGAGGGGCAGCGGACCACACCGTCGGTGGTGGCCTTCGCCAAGAACGCCGAGGTGCTCGTCGGCGAGATCGCCAAGCGGCAGGCCGTGACGAACGTGGAGCGCACGGCGCGCTCCGTCAAACGCCACATGGGCGACGCGAGTTGGCGGTTCCCCACGGAGGGCTCCGTGGACGGCACCCGCTACCGGGCCCAGGAACTGTCCGCGCGCGTCCTGCAGAAGCTGAAGCGGGACGCCGAGTCGTACCTCGGCGAGGACGTCACCGACGCGGTCATCACCGTGCCCGCGTACTTCGACGACGCGCAGCGGCAGGCGACCAAGGAGGCGGGGGAGATCGCGGGCCTGAAGGTCCTGCGGATCATCAACGAGCCCACGGCGGCGGCCCTCGCCTACGGCCTGGACCGGGGCGAGGAGCAGACCGTCCTCGTCTTCGACCTCGGCGGCGGCACCTTCGACGTCTCCCTCCTGGAGATCGGTGACGGGGTCATCGAGGTGAAGGCCACCAACGGCGACACCCGGCTCGGGGGCGACGACTGGGACCAGCGGGTCGTCGAACACCTCGTCCAACGCTTCCGGGGGCAGCACGGCGTCGATCTCGGCCGCGACAAGATGGCGTTGCAGCGGCTGCGGGAGGGCGCGGAGCGGGCCAAGATCGAGCTGTCCAGCTCCTCCGAGACGTCGATCAACCTCCCGTACGTCACTGCTTCCGCGGAAGGGCCCCTCCACCTGGAGGAGACGCTGACGCGCGCCCAGTTCCAGGAGCTGACCGCCGACCTGCTCGATCGGTGCAGGACGCCGTTCCACCAGGCCGTCAAGGACGCGGGGGTGAAGCTCGCGGCGATCGACCACGTCATCCTCGTGGGCGGTTCGACGCGGATGCCCGCCGTGAGCGGCCTGGTCCGGGAACTCACCGGCAAGGACCCGCACAAGGGGGTGAACCCCGACGAGGTGGTGGCGGTCGGCGCCGCGCTCCAGGCGGGCGTCATCCGGGGCGACGTGAAGGACGTCCTGCTGCTCGACGTCACCCCGCTGTCCTTGGGCATCGAGACCAAGGGCGGCATCATGACCAAGCTGATCGAGCGCAACACGACGATTCCCACGCGCCGTTCGGAGATCTTCACGACGGCGGCCGACAACCAGTCCTCGGTCGGCATCCAGGTGTACCAGGGGGAGCGGGAGATCGCCGCGTACAACAAGAAGCTGGGCGTCTTCGACCTCACCGGGCTGCCGCCCGCGCCGCGCGGTGTCCCGCAGATCGAGGTGGCCTTCGACATCGACGCGAACGGCATCATGCACGTCTCGGCGAAGGACCTCGCCACCGGCCGTGAACAGAAGATGACGGTGACCGGCGGCTCCGCGCTCCCCAAGGACGACATCGACCGCATGATGCGGGAGGCCGAGCAGTACGCCGACGACGACCGCCGGCGCCGCGAGGCCGCCGAGACCCGCAACCACGCCGAGCAACTCGCCTACCAGACCGAGAAGTTCCTCCGCGAGAACGAGGCGCGCGTCCCCGTCGACAGCAGGGCCGAGGTGGAGGCCGCGGTGGCGGAGGTGAAGCGCCTCCTGGAGCACCCCGAGGACACCGCGTCCCTCCGCGCCGCCACCGACCACCTCTCCGCCGTCAGCCAGCGCATGGGCCAGGCCATGTACGCGGCGGCGGCCGCAGACCGGGCCGAGACACCGCCCCCCGGCCCGGCCGGCAACGGGAACGGGAAGGCGGCCGAGGACGACGACACGACGGTGGTCGACGCGGAGATCGTGGACGAGGAGAAGGGGCCGAAGGGAGGGGCGGGAGGGGCGGCGTAG
- a CDS encoding class I SAM-dependent methyltransferase yields MLDYDKEAGAYDTLRGGEPRAEAAAHAVLGLVPEGARRLLDIACGTGIVTRRLAAARPRTRVTGVDLTHAMASRAAARLPGSVVIGDARRLPFRDGEFDAVTSVWLLHLLGGPEDVRAVVGECARVLRPGGVYVTTVDKAASHNVGSDIDAVLAPRPRAPAMDPAGVVEKYAVAHGLRAAGQARFPGRGQGRSPRRTVADLRRGWFVTLPPGDPLADDFARRLAALPDQDLPRPDPEFTLRSFRKAA; encoded by the coding sequence GTGCTGGACTACGACAAGGAGGCCGGCGCCTACGACACCCTGCGGGGCGGCGAACCCCGCGCCGAGGCCGCCGCCCACGCCGTGCTCGGCCTCGTCCCCGAGGGCGCACGCCGGCTGCTCGACATCGCCTGCGGCACCGGGATCGTGACCCGTCGCCTCGCGGCTGCCCGTCCCCGGACACGGGTCACGGGGGTCGACCTCACGCATGCGATGGCGAGCCGGGCCGCCGCCCGGCTGCCCGGCTCCGTCGTGATCGGTGACGCCCGCCGACTCCCGTTCCGCGACGGGGAGTTCGACGCCGTCACCAGTGTGTGGCTGCTGCATCTGCTGGGCGGCCCCGAGGACGTGCGGGCCGTGGTCGGGGAGTGCGCGCGGGTGCTCCGCCCCGGTGGCGTCTACGTCACCACCGTCGACAAGGCCGCCTCCCACAACGTGGGCAGCGACATCGACGCGGTGCTCGCCCCACGGCCCCGGGCCCCGGCGATGGACCCCGCGGGCGTGGTCGAGAAGTACGCCGTCGCCCACGGGCTGCGTGCCGCCGGGCAGGCCCGATTCCCCGGGCGCGGCCAGGGCCGCAGCCCCCGCCGCACGGTCGCCGACCTGCGCCGGGGCTGGTTCGTCACGCTGCCGCCCGGCGATCCGCTGGCCGACGACTTCGCGCGTCGCCTCGCCGCCCTGCCCGACCAGGACCTGCCGCGCCCGGACCCGGAGTTCACCCTGCGGTCGTTCCGGAAGGCCGCCTGA
- a CDS encoding helix-turn-helix transcriptional regulator has protein sequence MSERRAAPTVGQVVLGKRLQELREAAGLKREEAARVLRVAPATVRRMETADVALKIPYVQVLLTTYGVAEHEVAAFVSLAEEANKPGWWQRFHDVLPDWFSVYVSLEGAAQLIRQYEPHFVPGMLQTEEYARAVMEAGTVGQTGTESIERHVSLRMARQKLLTQEKPPHLWVIMDETVLRRPVSIRSQVMCDQIDRLLDVTEKDHVILQVSEFASGPHPGTYAPFSLFRFAEPELPDMVYSEYLTGALYLDSRTEVALHLEVLDHMAAHAASAEATRDILKRYRDTY, from the coding sequence GTGAGTGAGCGGCGGGCCGCGCCCACCGTGGGCCAGGTGGTGCTCGGAAAACGGCTCCAGGAACTGCGGGAGGCCGCCGGGCTCAAGCGCGAGGAGGCGGCACGCGTCCTCCGGGTCGCCCCGGCGACGGTACGGCGCATGGAGACCGCCGACGTCGCCCTGAAGATCCCCTACGTCCAGGTGCTGCTGACGACGTACGGGGTCGCCGAGCACGAGGTCGCCGCGTTCGTGTCGCTGGCCGAGGAGGCGAACAAGCCGGGGTGGTGGCAGCGGTTCCACGATGTGCTGCCCGACTGGTTCAGCGTGTACGTCAGCCTGGAGGGCGCGGCGCAGCTGATCCGGCAGTACGAGCCGCACTTCGTGCCGGGGATGCTGCAGACCGAGGAGTACGCGCGGGCCGTGATGGAGGCCGGGACGGTCGGGCAGACCGGTACCGAGAGCATCGAACGGCATGTGTCGCTACGGATGGCGAGACAGAAGCTCCTCACCCAGGAGAAGCCGCCGCACCTGTGGGTGATCATGGACGAGACGGTCCTCAGGCGGCCGGTGAGCATCCGCTCCCAGGTGATGTGCGACCAGATCGACCGGCTTCTCGACGTCACCGAGAAGGACCATGTGATCCTCCAGGTCAGCGAGTTCGCCAGCGGCCCCCACCCGGGCACCTACGCCCCCTTCTCCCTCTTCCGCTTCGCCGAACCGGAACTGCCCGACATGGTCTACAGCGAGTACCTCACCGGTGCCCTCTACCTCGACTCCCGCACCGAGGTGGCCCTCCACCTCGAAGTCCTCGACCACATGGCGGCGCACGCGGCCTCCGCCGAGGCGACACGGGACATCCTGAAGCGGTACCGCGACACGTACTGA
- a CDS encoding OsmC family protein: MATTRTAHTVWEGELLKGTGTVTFDSSGIGSQPVSWPSRAEQANGKTSPEELIAAAHSSCFSMALSHGLTGAGTPPTRLETKADVTFQPGEGITGIHLTVRGEVPGLDAAGFQEAAEGAKKNCPVSQALTGTTITLTAELA, from the coding sequence GTGGCCACCACGCGCACCGCACACACCGTCTGGGAAGGCGAGCTGCTCAAGGGCACCGGCACCGTCACCTTCGACTCCTCCGGCATCGGTTCGCAGCCGGTGTCGTGGCCGTCGCGCGCGGAGCAGGCGAACGGCAAGACCAGCCCCGAGGAGCTGATCGCGGCCGCCCACTCCAGCTGCTTCTCCATGGCGCTCTCCCACGGCCTCACGGGCGCGGGCACCCCGCCCACCCGCCTGGAGACCAAGGCCGACGTGACGTTCCAGCCCGGCGAGGGCATCACCGGCATCCACCTCACCGTCCGCGGCGAGGTGCCCGGCCTCGACGCGGCCGGCTTCCAGGAGGCGGCCGAGGGCGCAAAGAAGAACTGCCCGGTCAGCCAGGCCCTGACCGGCACGACGATCACGCTGACGGCCGAGCTGGCCTGA
- a CDS encoding MoxR family ATPase: MQAAVTVTPSRLPELLLGLATVRPVFLWGAPGIGKSSLVRDFAESLGLECVSLLGTQLAPEDLMGVPQIRDGRSVFCPPEAIARDEPYCLFLDELNAATPDVQKAFYSLILDRRIGNYELPKGSIVVGAGNRATDNALARPIASALVNRLTHVHLQASAKDWLAWAEGNGIHPWILDHLTDRPDQLWSKPPKSEEPFSTPRSWHMLSDALHSFGTDLDEETLKVLAHGTLTPAHAVAFCGYVKIVRSRFGIEAILKGEAGWPHRVEDRDLLYYLADSFRGRLIKELPVSKQHMSANGRQTAYRAKSLLVRLAEISVEVAQTVIADDTDGNPVLPAWFLVEAARDMPRLVEARR, encoded by the coding sequence TTGCAGGCAGCCGTCACCGTCACGCCCTCCCGCCTCCCCGAGCTGCTGCTCGGCCTCGCCACCGTGCGCCCCGTCTTCCTCTGGGGCGCCCCCGGCATCGGCAAGTCCTCCCTCGTGCGGGACTTCGCCGAGTCGCTGGGCCTGGAGTGTGTGAGCCTCCTCGGTACGCAGCTCGCGCCGGAAGACCTGATGGGCGTCCCGCAGATCCGCGACGGTCGCTCCGTGTTCTGCCCGCCGGAGGCGATCGCCCGCGACGAGCCGTACTGCCTGTTCCTGGACGAGCTCAACGCGGCGACCCCGGATGTGCAGAAGGCCTTCTACTCGCTGATCCTGGACCGCCGTATCGGCAACTACGAGCTGCCGAAGGGCTCGATCGTCGTCGGCGCCGGCAACCGTGCCACCGACAACGCCCTGGCCCGCCCCATCGCCTCCGCCCTGGTCAACCGGCTCACCCACGTCCACCTCCAGGCGTCGGCCAAGGACTGGCTGGCCTGGGCCGAGGGCAACGGCATCCACCCCTGGATCCTGGACCACCTCACCGACCGCCCGGACCAGCTGTGGTCGAAGCCGCCGAAGAGCGAGGAGCCGTTCTCCACGCCTCGCTCCTGGCACATGCTCTCCGACGCGCTGCACTCCTTCGGGACCGACCTCGACGAGGAGACCCTGAAGGTCCTCGCGCACGGCACGCTGACGCCCGCGCACGCGGTGGCCTTCTGCGGCTACGTCAAGATCGTGCGCAGCCGGTTCGGCATCGAGGCCATCCTCAAGGGCGAGGCCGGCTGGCCCCACCGCGTGGAGGACCGCGACCTGCTGTACTACCTCGCCGACTCCTTCCGCGGCCGGCTGATCAAGGAACTGCCGGTCAGCAAGCAGCACATGTCCGCGAACGGGCGGCAGACCGCGTACCGCGCCAAGTCCCTGCTGGTGCGGCTCGCGGAGATCTCCGTCGAGGTCGCCCAGACCGTCATCGCCGACGACACCGACGGCAACCCCGTGCTGCCGGCCTGGTTCCTGGTCGAGGCGGCCCGCGACATGCCCCGGCTGGTGGAGGCGCGCCGGTGA